The proteins below are encoded in one region of Asticcacaulis excentricus CB 48:
- a CDS encoding nitroreductase family protein, with the protein MTEKADIRHLDLAPIPFGTPLPAKVSAQTLELLLTRRSAPAPTLGLPAPSEDEMEVLLKIGFRVPDHGKIGPWRIVRFTTESKARLVDNLRALAEARDDKAQAGALLKLSTPPEALLVVYSPVQPHKIPLWEQMGSAFAICQNLLIAAGAMGYGANWITDWYAYDAEAKSLLGLKDGEEVAGFIYLGTPSEAPLERDRPDYAERVSFWEG; encoded by the coding sequence ATGACCGAAAAAGCCGATATCCGCCACCTGGACCTCGCTCCCATCCCTTTTGGCACGCCGCTGCCCGCGAAAGTGTCGGCGCAAACACTGGAATTGTTGCTGACGCGCCGCTCTGCCCCGGCCCCTACGCTCGGACTGCCTGCCCCCTCCGAAGACGAGATGGAGGTGTTGCTGAAAATCGGCTTCCGCGTCCCCGACCACGGCAAGATCGGCCCTTGGCGCATCGTGCGCTTTACGACGGAGTCAAAGGCGCGGCTGGTCGATAATCTGCGGGCTCTGGCCGAGGCGCGCGATGACAAGGCGCAGGCAGGCGCTCTCCTAAAACTCTCGACACCTCCCGAAGCCCTGCTGGTTGTCTATTCGCCAGTCCAGCCACACAAGATCCCTCTGTGGGAGCAGATGGGCTCGGCCTTCGCCATCTGTCAGAACCTGCTGATCGCGGCGGGGGCTATGGGCTATGGCGCGAACTGGATTACCGACTGGTACGCCTATGACGCTGAGGCCAAGTCGCTTTTGGGCCTCAAGGACGGCGAAGAGGTGGCCGGCTTCATCTATCTCGGCACACCGTCCGAAGCACCGCTGGAACGCGACCGCCCGGACTATGCCGAACGGGTTAGCTTCTGGGAGGGGTGA
- the queF gene encoding preQ(1) synthase: protein MAHYTDNLTQLGQQLGAPTDPDSAVLERVPNPHADIDYVARFTAPEFTSLCPVTGQPDFAHLVIDYVPGEWLVESKSLKLFLTAFRNHGAFHEDCTIYIAKRLRDLLAPRWLRIGGFWYPRGGIPIDVFWQTTEPPKGVLIPDFGVATYRGRG from the coding sequence ATGGCGCACTATACTGATAATCTGACGCAACTGGGCCAGCAGTTGGGCGCGCCGACCGACCCGGATAGCGCCGTTTTGGAGCGCGTGCCCAATCCGCACGCAGATATTGACTATGTGGCGCGCTTTACCGCTCCGGAATTCACGTCTCTGTGTCCCGTGACGGGACAGCCCGATTTCGCACACCTGGTCATCGACTACGTACCGGGGGAGTGGCTGGTCGAGTCAAAATCGCTGAAACTGTTTCTTACGGCCTTCCGCAATCACGGGGCGTTCCACGAAGACTGCACCATCTATATCGCCAAGCGCCTGCGTGACCTCCTGGCCCCGCGCTGGTTGCGCATCGGTGGCTTCTGGTATCCGCGCGGCGGCATCCCCATCGACGTCTTCTGGCAAACGACTGAACCGCCCAAGGGCGTACTGATCCCTGACTTTGGCGTGGCGACCTATCGCGGCCGAGGGTGA
- a CDS encoding NAD(P)H-dependent flavin oxidoreductase, with protein sequence MAIPDTLKAGLSFPAIAAPMFLVSGPELVIATCQSGMIGTFPALNQRTTEGYAQWIDEIQGALTPEDARFGVNMIVHPTNSRLMADMMVTVEKKVPLVITSLGAVRDVVDAVHSYGGVVFHDITTVRHAQKAAEAGVDGLILVCNGAGGHAGTYNPFALLGEIRQWYTGTLILSGCLSRGSDVAAALMMGADLGYMGTRFIATREAMASDGYKTMLTQSSAKDIVYTPAISGVPASFLLPSLESHGITKDMLKDMTTKMDMDHEMSDEAKAWKTLWSAGQGTGNVRDILPTSELVARLKAEFSEATQRFAQTNLV encoded by the coding sequence ATGGCCATTCCGGACACCCTGAAAGCGGGCCTCAGCTTCCCCGCCATTGCCGCGCCGATGTTCCTGGTCTCGGGGCCGGAACTGGTCATTGCCACGTGCCAAAGCGGCATGATCGGCACCTTCCCCGCGCTCAATCAGCGGACCACCGAAGGCTATGCGCAATGGATCGATGAAATTCAAGGGGCGCTGACGCCTGAGGACGCCCGCTTCGGCGTCAATATGATCGTCCACCCGACCAATTCAAGACTGATGGCCGATATGATGGTCACGGTCGAAAAGAAAGTGCCGCTGGTCATCACCTCGCTAGGGGCGGTGCGCGATGTGGTCGATGCTGTGCATTCCTATGGCGGCGTGGTGTTTCACGACATCACAACTGTGCGCCACGCGCAAAAGGCGGCCGAAGCCGGGGTGGATGGGCTGATCCTTGTCTGCAATGGGGCGGGAGGTCACGCGGGCACCTACAACCCCTTCGCACTTCTGGGCGAAATCCGTCAATGGTACACAGGCACCCTCATCCTGTCGGGATGTTTGTCGCGCGGCTCGGACGTGGCTGCCGCGTTGATGATGGGGGCCGACCTCGGCTATATGGGCACACGCTTTATCGCCACGCGCGAAGCCATGGCCAGTGATGGCTACAAGACCATGCTGACGCAGTCCTCGGCCAAGGACATCGTGTACACGCCGGCCATTTCGGGGGTCCCCGCCTCCTTCCTGCTGCCGTCGCTAGAAAGCCACGGCATCACCAAGGACATGCTGAAGGACATGACCACCAAGATGGACATGGACCATGAGATGAGCGATGAGGCCAAGGCGTGGAAGACGCTGTGGTCGGCGGGGCAAGGCACGGGCAATGTGCGCGATATCCTTCCCACCTCTGAATTGGTTGCGCGGTTGAAAGCGGAATTTTCAGAGGCCACCCAAAGGTTTGCGCAGACAAACCTAGTATAG
- the murD gene encoding UDP-N-acetylmuramoyl-L-alanine--D-glutamate ligase yields MIPVKSFAGKRVAIFGLGRSGLSAARALKAGGAEPLLWDDKPQSMLSASKEGFTIENLKVADWSEIDALMLSPGVPLTHPEPHWTVKAAQEANVPVIGDIELFARTLNALPEKQRPKTVAITGTNGKSTTTALIGHILKAAGRDAHIGGNIGIGVLDLPEMHAGTIYVIETSSYQLDLTQTFRPDVAVLMNFSPDHLDRHGDMDGYIKAKKRIFLNQTAHETAVIGTDDEWSQAVVTEMTAHHSVNLIPISSRRTLGRGVYALNGVIYDATTDRARQIIDLKTVRTLTGRHNWQNACAAYSACRALGLTVEVIVAGIRSFPGLDHRMQEIGRIKNVRFINDSKATNADAARQAMSSYDSFYWIAGGRAKAGGIEELKDLFPRVKHAYLIGEAAELFEKTIGTAATCTQSRLLFTAVAQAFAAAEKSGKEEVVLLSPACASQDQFTDFEARGDAFKEAVADIQRSLASA; encoded by the coding sequence TTGATCCCGGTAAAAAGCTTCGCTGGCAAGCGTGTCGCCATCTTCGGTCTGGGCCGGTCCGGCCTCTCGGCGGCGCGTGCGCTGAAGGCTGGCGGGGCCGAGCCACTTCTGTGGGACGACAAGCCGCAGTCGATGCTGAGCGCCTCAAAGGAAGGCTTCACAATCGAAAACCTCAAGGTCGCCGACTGGTCGGAAATCGACGCGCTGATGCTGTCGCCTGGCGTGCCGCTGACGCATCCGGAGCCGCACTGGACCGTGAAGGCGGCGCAGGAAGCCAATGTCCCGGTCATCGGTGATATTGAACTCTTTGCCCGCACCTTGAACGCCCTGCCGGAAAAGCAGCGCCCGAAGACCGTGGCCATCACCGGAACCAATGGTAAATCGACGACGACAGCCCTGATCGGCCATATCCTCAAGGCTGCTGGGCGCGACGCCCATATCGGCGGCAACATCGGCATCGGCGTGCTCGATCTGCCGGAAATGCATGCCGGGACGATCTACGTCATCGAAACCTCCTCCTATCAGCTCGACCTGACCCAGACCTTCCGTCCGGACGTGGCGGTGCTGATGAACTTCTCGCCTGACCACCTCGACCGACATGGCGATATGGACGGCTATATCAAGGCCAAGAAGCGCATCTTCCTGAACCAAACCGCGCATGAGACGGCGGTGATCGGCACGGACGATGAGTGGTCGCAGGCCGTGGTGACCGAGATGACCGCGCACCATTCGGTCAATCTCATCCCCATTTCGTCGCGGCGCACCCTTGGGCGCGGCGTCTACGCGCTGAACGGTGTCATATATGATGCCACGACCGACCGCGCGCGTCAGATCATCGACCTCAAAACCGTCCGCACCCTGACGGGGCGCCACAACTGGCAAAACGCCTGTGCCGCCTATTCGGCGTGCCGGGCGCTGGGCCTGACGGTTGAAGTGATCGTGGCGGGGATTCGGTCCTTCCCTGGCCTCGACCACCGGATGCAAGAGATCGGGCGCATTAAAAATGTACGCTTCATCAACGACTCCAAGGCCACAAATGCTGATGCGGCGCGTCAGGCCATGTCGAGTTATGACAGCTTTTACTGGATCGCGGGCGGCCGCGCTAAGGCTGGCGGCATTGAGGAGCTGAAAGACCTGTTCCCTCGCGTTAAGCACGCCTATCTGATCGGGGAGGCGGCCGAGCTGTTCGAAAAGACTATCGGCACTGCGGCCACTTGCACGCAGTCGCGTCTGCTGTTCACCGCAGTGGCGCAGGCCTTTGCGGCGGCCGAAAAGTCGGGCAAGGAAGAGGTGGTGCTGTTGTCACCGGCCTGCGCCTCTCAGGACCAGTTCACCGACTTCGAAGCCCGCGGCGATGCGTTCAAAGAGGCCGTGGCTGACATCCAGCGCAGCCTGGCCTCAGCCTAG
- the mraY gene encoding phospho-N-acetylmuramoyl-pentapeptide-transferase produces MFYFLYEHFAALDHWPLLNLLKYQTVRVGLAIITSYLVAVGLGSRFIRWMRAKQGKGQPIREDGPQSHLLTKKGTPTMGGLMILAGILVATLLWADLRSVTVWVVLGVTMIYGLLGFMDDYAKVTKQTSAGLSGSQKLIAQFIVAGIAAALLVYFGPQSPTSSGLSTSLAVPIFKNVLFNLGFFYIVFAAVVIVGASNAVNLTDGLDGLAIVPVMIAAGTFGIISYAVGNYVFANYLNVHFVPGSGEVAVFLAAVIGGGMGFLWYNAPPAKIFMGDTGSLALGGGLGMTAVAIKHEIVLAIVGGLFVVEALSVMIQIGYFKLTGKRVFLMAPIHHHFEKKGWAESTVVIRFWIVAGILAMVGLATLKLR; encoded by the coding sequence ATGTTTTATTTTCTGTACGAGCATTTCGCGGCGCTCGACCACTGGCCGCTGCTCAACCTACTGAAATATCAGACCGTGCGCGTTGGTCTGGCCATCATCACCTCATATCTGGTGGCGGTAGGTCTGGGCTCGCGCTTTATCCGCTGGATGCGCGCCAAGCAGGGCAAGGGGCAGCCGATCCGCGAAGACGGCCCGCAATCGCACCTTCTGACCAAGAAGGGCACGCCGACCATGGGCGGCCTGATGATTCTGGCCGGGATTCTGGTGGCGACGCTTTTATGGGCCGATCTGCGCAGCGTCACCGTGTGGGTCGTGCTTGGCGTGACCATGATCTATGGTCTGCTGGGCTTTATGGACGACTACGCCAAGGTGACCAAGCAGACCTCGGCAGGTCTGTCGGGGTCGCAGAAGCTGATTGCGCAATTCATCGTAGCGGGGATTGCGGCGGCACTTCTGGTCTATTTCGGGCCCCAGTCGCCGACTTCGTCCGGGCTTTCGACCTCTCTGGCGGTGCCGATCTTCAAGAACGTGCTGTTCAATCTCGGCTTTTTCTACATTGTCTTTGCCGCGGTGGTCATCGTAGGGGCATCGAACGCCGTTAACCTGACCGACGGGCTGGATGGACTGGCCATCGTGCCTGTGATGATTGCGGCAGGGACGTTCGGCATCATTTCCTACGCCGTTGGCAACTACGTCTTTGCCAACTATCTCAATGTCCACTTCGTACCGGGATCGGGTGAGGTGGCGGTGTTCCTAGCGGCGGTCATCGGGGGCGGCATGGGCTTCCTCTGGTACAACGCCCCGCCCGCCAAGATATTCATGGGCGACACCGGTTCGCTGGCTCTGGGGGGCGGCCTGGGTATGACGGCGGTGGCTATCAAGCACGAGATCGTCCTGGCCATTGTCGGCGGCCTGTTTGTGGTCGAAGCCCTTTCGGTGATGATCCAGATCGGCTATTTCAAGCTGACCGGCAAGCGGGTTTTCCTGATGGCGCCGATCCACCACCATTTCGAAAAGAAGGGCTGGGCGGAATCGACGGTCGTCATCCGTTTCTGGATCGTGGCCGGTATTTTGGCCATGGTCGGTCTGGCCACATTGAAGCTGAGATAA
- a CDS encoding UDP-N-acetylmuramoyl-tripeptide--D-alanyl-D-alanine ligase — MTPLWTGTELLKATGGTFAGLSGDASALHATGITFDSRQVQPGDIFLALSGVRDGHDFVGQAFAQGAVCALTRKPVDGGPCLMVPDVLKALEKLGAYARDRAPAMRGAVTGSVGKTSVTQMVMAALSRAGRAHSAVKSFNNHIGVPLTLARMPADTERAVFEIGMNHANEITPLSELVEPDAVIITTVGAVHTENFPDGEEGVMKAKAEIFDGLKYGGLAILNADNHWFAELNERASEMGAKVQCFGEAEGADACLISHEVVDGRAQVCATLHGRDIAFTLAHTGKHQALNALSVLLMCEALKVDTATTLAALSAFEALDGRGAEHQIAVAGGHVTLIDESYNANPISMVATLNALAARRLVTGGRRIAVMTDMLELGPDELKRHAALAPALTAAGVDQVFVAGPLMRALWDVLPEALRGAYAATAAELLEPLKTALRPNDIVMIKGSNGSKAGLIAKSLLI; from the coding sequence ATGACACCTCTCTGGACCGGAACCGAACTGCTCAAGGCCACAGGCGGCACCTTCGCGGGTCTGAGCGGCGATGCCAGCGCTCTTCACGCCACCGGCATTACCTTTGACAGCCGTCAGGTGCAGCCGGGCGATATCTTTCTGGCCTTGTCCGGCGTGCGCGATGGGCACGACTTCGTGGGGCAGGCCTTTGCGCAGGGTGCGGTGTGCGCCCTCACGCGCAAGCCAGTCGACGGCGGGCCCTGTCTGATGGTGCCGGACGTGCTTAAGGCGCTGGAGAAGCTTGGGGCCTACGCCCGCGACCGCGCTCCGGCCATGAGAGGTGCTGTGACCGGAAGCGTCGGTAAGACCTCGGTGACGCAGATGGTAATGGCGGCGCTGAGCCGCGCCGGACGCGCCCATTCCGCGGTCAAAAGCTTCAATAACCACATCGGCGTGCCGCTGACCCTGGCGCGCATGCCGGCGGATACCGAACGCGCCGTGTTCGAAATTGGCATGAACCATGCCAATGAGATCACGCCCCTGTCCGAGCTGGTCGAACCCGACGCAGTGATCATCACCACAGTGGGTGCCGTGCATACCGAAAACTTCCCCGATGGCGAAGAAGGGGTGATGAAGGCCAAGGCCGAGATTTTCGACGGCCTCAAATACGGCGGGCTGGCGATTCTGAATGCGGACAACCACTGGTTTGCTGAACTGAACGAACGGGCCAGCGAAATGGGCGCCAAAGTGCAGTGCTTTGGCGAGGCGGAGGGCGCAGATGCGTGCCTTATCAGCCATGAGGTGGTCGATGGCCGCGCTCAGGTCTGCGCCACTCTGCACGGGCGCGATATCGCCTTTACGCTGGCCCACACGGGCAAGCATCAGGCGCTCAACGCCCTCTCGGTGCTGCTGATGTGCGAGGCGCTGAAGGTCGATACGGCGACGACGCTCGCTGCCCTGTCGGCCTTTGAGGCGCTGGATGGCCGTGGGGCCGAGCACCAGATCGCGGTGGCGGGCGGTCATGTGACGCTCATCGACGAAAGCTATAACGCCAACCCGATCTCGATGGTCGCGACGCTTAACGCCCTGGCCGCGCGTCGGTTGGTGACCGGCGGGCGGCGTATCGCGGTGATGACCGACATGCTGGAACTGGGCCCCGATGAGTTAAAACGTCACGCGGCTCTTGCCCCGGCCCTGACGGCGGCGGGTGTCGATCAAGTCTTTGTCGCCGGGCCCCTGATGCGTGCCCTCTGGGACGTCTTGCCTGAGGCGCTCCGCGGGGCCTACGCGGCCACGGCTGCGGAACTGCTGGAACCACTGAAAACAGCCTTGCGTCCGAACGACATTGTTATGATAAAGGGCTCCAACGGATCGAAGGCGGGCCTTATTGCCAAGAGCCTTCTGATTTAG
- a CDS encoding UDP-N-acetylmuramoyl-L-alanyl-D-glutamate--2,6-diaminopimelate ligase: protein MSGLRLSDILRRDLDVDPVVTGVTADSRKVGPGTLFCALPGTARDGREFIPQALSQGAAAVLAPEDTLATASNILTTYDVRRAYALAAKAFYGAQPKTCVAITGTNGKTSVATFCRQMFAHMGYHSASVGTLGIVTQNGAAEHAITPPGLTTPDAADIAEHLASLARDGVTHLALEASSHGIDQRRLDGVTLTAAGFTNLTQDHLDYHATMEAYRAAKLRLFEQLLPRGRVAVLNADSDAYNAFAASAITAGASLLSVGERGQHLTLTHRDLTVDGQILYLEHQGRKFEVKLKLAGLFQASNALVAAGLCLAAGQKAEPVLEALTHLTGARGRLERVGSTGNGAEIYVDYAHTPDGLETVLKALRPHTQGRLVCVFGCGGDRDRGKRPQMGAIAERLADRVIVTDDNPRSEEPASIRAEIMAGLAGTQSSNVLEIGDRRQAIFEAVASLKTGDVLVVAGKGHEQGQIVAGKVLPFDDAGVVLEALNA from the coding sequence ATGAGCGGGCTTCGCCTGTCGGACATATTGAGGCGCGATCTGGACGTGGATCCGGTCGTGACTGGCGTGACAGCCGACAGCCGCAAGGTCGGACCGGGGACGTTGTTCTGTGCGCTGCCGGGGACGGCGCGGGACGGCCGTGAGTTTATCCCACAGGCGCTGTCGCAGGGCGCAGCGGCCGTACTGGCCCCCGAAGATACGCTCGCGACCGCATCCAACATCCTAACCACCTACGATGTGCGCCGCGCCTATGCCCTGGCAGCCAAGGCCTTTTACGGCGCACAGCCGAAGACTTGCGTTGCCATCACCGGCACAAATGGCAAGACCTCGGTCGCCACCTTTTGCCGACAGATGTTTGCCCATATGGGCTACCATTCGGCCAGCGTTGGGACGCTGGGCATCGTTACCCAGAACGGCGCGGCAGAGCACGCCATCACGCCACCGGGCCTGACCACGCCGGACGCCGCCGATATTGCTGAGCATCTGGCGTCACTGGCGCGCGACGGCGTCACGCATCTGGCGCTTGAAGCTTCCTCGCACGGCATTGATCAGCGTCGCCTTGATGGTGTCACCCTGACGGCGGCTGGCTTCACCAACCTGACACAGGACCATCTTGATTATCACGCCACGATGGAGGCCTACCGCGCAGCCAAGCTGCGCCTTTTCGAGCAACTTCTACCGCGCGGCCGCGTGGCGGTACTCAATGCTGATTCCGACGCCTATAACGCCTTTGCCGCCTCGGCCATCACTGCTGGAGCCTCACTGCTCAGTGTAGGGGAGCGCGGGCAGCACCTGACATTGACCCACCGTGACCTGACGGTGGACGGGCAGATCCTGTACCTTGAGCATCAGGGCCGCAAGTTTGAGGTTAAGCTGAAACTGGCTGGCCTGTTTCAGGCGTCGAACGCGCTAGTGGCGGCTGGCCTGTGTCTTGCCGCTGGTCAGAAGGCCGAGCCAGTACTGGAGGCCCTGACGCACCTGACCGGGGCGCGCGGGCGCCTCGAGCGTGTCGGTTCGACCGGTAATGGCGCGGAAATCTATGTCGATTACGCCCATACTCCGGACGGTTTGGAGACGGTGCTGAAGGCTCTGCGCCCGCATACACAGGGCCGTCTGGTCTGCGTCTTCGGTTGCGGCGGAGACCGCGATCGCGGCAAGCGTCCCCAGATGGGTGCGATTGCCGAGCGTCTCGCCGACCGCGTCATCGTCACCGACGACAATCCGCGCTCCGAGGAACCGGCGTCCATCCGCGCCGAGATCATGGCTGGCCTGGCCGGAACCCAGTCCTCCAATGTGCTTGAGATCGGGGACCGTCGTCAGGCCATTTTCGAAGCCGTGGCCAGCCTGAAAACCGGCGATGTGCTGGTCGTGGCAGGAAAGGGGCACGAACAGGGACAAATCGTTGCCGGAAAGGTCTTGCCTTTCGACGACGCCGGTGTAGTGCTCGAAGCCTTGAACGCATAA
- a CDS encoding peptidoglycan D,D-transpeptidase FtsI family protein, which translates to MRYGHRLSFIDSTASGFQWVADRMWKVEHAFERANAVASDRLASARMRIFFILVAMGVIYLVLSGFAVKAALSGGHDGVDYSLPADARADIVDRNGALLATDVFNYDLFLDPADVMAADRPLVKRALIQLLPDVPRDQLDSALSGDKRLMVMPWLSAADKARILSYGLPGVGFEPRRLRGYPLGTAGAFYIGMTEKAGKGLAGAERAFQDQIARSNTPFPLAMDLRVQGALENEVRNVAIAQSAKGAIGLVTNVRTGEVIAMSSWPEFDPNQAGRFPDNNKLNRVTNSVFEVGSVFKVLSVAIGLESGTASLNTTYDARTPYQLGKRKISDYHAENRIMTLEDVFLVSSNIGTTLMAESVGIDTMTKFYNALGLFRAADIELAETASPLLPKKWSKDSLASSSFGHGMSISPLSYAQAAAATMNGGYLRPLTLRKYDPSQPLKGERVFSANTSRQMLDLMRVNVLKGTGGKANVPGLRVGGKTGSAEKVIGGRYDRTKLLSSFVAVFPTDGNVEDDRYMVMIMVDEPTGNKDTFGLRTGGWVAAPVAGRVIDRIAPFLNVTRKDDKFADSEWVKAQVMTEEQTGGASVTEAAAPAAAGH; encoded by the coding sequence ATGAGATACGGACACCGCCTATCGTTTATTGACTCGACCGCCTCCGGCTTTCAGTGGGTGGCCGACAGAATGTGGAAAGTCGAGCACGCGTTTGAACGCGCCAATGCGGTCGCCTCGGACCGGCTGGCCAGTGCGCGCATGCGTATCTTCTTCATTCTGGTGGCGATGGGCGTCATTTATTTGGTGCTGTCGGGGTTTGCGGTAAAGGCGGCCCTGTCGGGTGGCCATGACGGCGTGGACTACAGCCTGCCCGCCGATGCGCGCGCTGACATTGTTGACCGCAATGGCGCGCTGCTGGCCACCGATGTCTTCAACTACGACCTGTTCCTCGATCCGGCCGACGTCATGGCGGCTGACCGCCCGCTGGTGAAGCGCGCCCTGATCCAGCTTCTGCCAGATGTGCCGCGTGATCAGCTTGATTCGGCCCTGTCGGGGGACAAGCGTCTGATGGTCATGCCATGGCTGAGCGCAGCGGACAAGGCGCGCATCCTCAGCTATGGCCTTCCCGGTGTGGGGTTTGAACCGCGGCGCCTGCGCGGCTATCCCCTCGGCACGGCCGGGGCATTCTACATCGGCATGACGGAAAAGGCCGGTAAAGGTCTCGCCGGGGCTGAACGCGCCTTTCAGGATCAGATCGCCCGTTCCAACACGCCTTTCCCGCTGGCTATGGACCTGAGGGTGCAGGGGGCGCTGGAAAACGAGGTGCGAAATGTAGCTATCGCCCAAAGCGCCAAGGGGGCCATCGGCCTGGTTACCAATGTACGTACGGGGGAGGTCATCGCCATGTCGAGCTGGCCGGAATTCGACCCCAATCAGGCCGGCCGTTTTCCGGACAACAATAAGCTGAACCGCGTCACCAATTCAGTGTTCGAGGTGGGCTCGGTGTTCAAGGTGCTGTCGGTGGCCATCGGACTGGAATCGGGGACGGCCTCGCTCAACACAACCTATGACGCGCGTACCCCCTATCAGCTGGGCAAGCGCAAGATTTCCGACTACCACGCCGAAAACCGCATTATGACGCTGGAAGACGTCTTCCTTGTCTCGTCGAACATCGGCACCACCCTGATGGCCGAAAGCGTCGGCATCGACACTATGACCAAATTCTATAACGCGCTTGGCCTGTTTCGCGCCGCCGATATCGAGCTGGCTGAAACGGCGTCGCCGCTGCTGCCCAAAAAGTGGTCGAAGGATTCGCTGGCCTCGTCCTCCTTCGGGCACGGAATGTCGATTTCGCCACTGTCCTATGCTCAGGCCGCCGCGGCGACCATGAATGGCGGCTATCTGCGGCCTCTGACGCTGCGCAAATACGATCCGTCACAGCCCCTGAAAGGCGAGCGCGTCTTTTCGGCCAATACCTCGCGTCAGATGCTGGACCTGATGCGCGTCAACGTCCTTAAAGGCACGGGGGGAAAGGCTAACGTGCCGGGCCTGCGCGTCGGCGGCAAAACCGGCTCAGCAGAAAAGGTCATTGGTGGACGCTATGACCGCACCAAGCTGTTGTCGTCCTTCGTCGCCGTCTTCCCCACCGACGGTAATGTCGAGGATGACCGCTACATGGTCATGATTATGGTCGATGAGCCGACGGGCAACAAGGATACGTTCGGTCTGCGCACTGGCGGCTGGGTGGCCGCGCCGGTGGCCGGTCGCGTTATCGACCGCATCGCGCCCTTCCTGAATGTGACGCGCAAGGATGACAAGTTCGCCGACTCGGAGTGGGTTAAGGCGCAGGTGATGACGGAAGAACAGACGGGCGGAGCGTCAGTGACGGAAGCGGCCGCCCCGGCGGCGGCAGGACATTAA
- the ftsL gene encoding cell division protein FtsL, with protein MKALMSLFDRRIRGVRLIEAIGLLLALIMIFWVCLSKVKEGQEVARLNALNAQIAEEQAAIKALKVKVANLEQPARIEALARQYLGMEPLSPKREAGLDNLVEISRSVARPEIHAAPPVTAVTAKPPAMTEEESAPIAAPVPATPVIGEATR; from the coding sequence ATGAAAGCCCTGATGAGTCTGTTCGACCGTCGTATCCGTGGTGTCCGCCTGATTGAAGCCATAGGGCTTCTGCTGGCCCTGATCATGATCTTTTGGGTCTGTCTGTCCAAGGTCAAGGAAGGGCAGGAGGTGGCCCGCCTCAACGCACTCAACGCCCAAATTGCTGAGGAACAGGCGGCGATCAAGGCGCTTAAGGTCAAGGTGGCCAATCTGGAGCAGCCGGCTCGTATTGAGGCGCTGGCGCGGCAGTATTTGGGGATGGAGCCTTTGTCGCCCAAGCGTGAGGCGGGTCTCGACAATCTGGTGGAAATCTCGCGCTCGGTCGCGCGTCCGGAAATCCATGCGGCCCCGCCGGTGACCGCCGTCACCGCCAAGCCCCCGGCCATGACCGAAGAGGAAAGCGCGCCCATCGCTGCACCGGTGCCGGCCACGCCCGTGATCGGGGAGGCGACGCGATGA
- the rsmH gene encoding 16S rRNA (cytosine(1402)-N(4))-methyltransferase RsmH, translating into MSEAPHISVLLNEVIAAVAPESGRLVVDGTFGAGGYTRAFLSRGAEVIAFDRDARVQPFVEAVRGDFGDRFRFVNRPFSEMAAGLAELGVDRVDAIVLDIGVSSMQLDEADRGFSFMRDGPLDMRMAVDGLSAADIVNEWAEADIAHIIWLYGEEHRSRAIAAAIVKRRKEAPFERTLDLAAVVEKAVGGRRGDKVHPATKTFQALRIAVNDELGELESALEASERLLKPEGVLAVVTFHSLEDRMVKSFLAERAGRTPSGSRHAPQIQTGPAPTYRLDSTRAIAPSEAELSGNPRARSAKLRAARRTGHPPFDVAPSASPSRRAVR; encoded by the coding sequence ATGAGCGAGGCGCCGCACATCTCCGTCCTGCTGAATGAGGTGATCGCCGCCGTCGCACCTGAGTCGGGCCGCTTGGTGGTCGATGGTACCTTTGGGGCTGGCGGCTACACGCGTGCCTTCCTGTCGCGTGGGGCGGAAGTCATCGCCTTTGACCGTGACGCGCGCGTTCAGCCATTTGTTGAGGCGGTGCGTGGCGATTTTGGTGACCGCTTCCGCTTCGTCAATCGTCCCTTTTCGGAAATGGCCGCAGGGCTGGCGGAGCTGGGCGTTGATCGGGTCGATGCCATTGTGCTCGATATCGGTGTCTCCTCAATGCAACTCGATGAGGCCGATCGCGGTTTCTCCTTCATGCGCGACGGGCCGCTTGATATGCGTATGGCCGTTGATGGCCTGAGCGCGGCGGATATCGTCAATGAATGGGCGGAAGCCGACATTGCCCATATTATCTGGCTTTATGGTGAGGAGCACAGATCGCGTGCTATTGCTGCCGCCATCGTCAAGCGGCGCAAGGAGGCCCCGTTTGAGCGCACCCTCGATCTGGCCGCTGTGGTCGAAAAGGCCGTCGGTGGGCGTCGCGGCGACAAGGTGCATCCGGCAACCAAAACGTTTCAGGCGCTACGCATTGCCGTCAATGACGAGCTGGGTGAGCTCGAAAGCGCACTCGAGGCGTCTGAGCGCCTTTTGAAGCCCGAAGGTGTGCTGGCCGTCGTCACCTTCCACTCGCTCGAAGACCGCATGGTCAAGTCGTTCCTGGCCGAGCGCGCCGGACGCACGCCGTCGGGCTCGCGCCACGCACCGCAAATCCAGACCGGGCCCGCGCCGACCTATCGCCTCGATTCGACCAGAGCAATTGCTCCGTCCGAGGCCGAGTTAAGCGGCAATCCGCGCGCCCGTTCGGCCAAGCTGCGCGCCGCCCGCCGTACTGGTCACCCGCCTTTTGATGTCGCCCCTAGCGCGTCCCCCTCCCGGAGAGCCGTCAGATGA